In the genome of Quercus robur chromosome 3, dhQueRobu3.1, whole genome shotgun sequence, one region contains:
- the LOC126716982 gene encoding putative disease resistance protein RGA1 isoform X20 — MAEAILYGVAQTIIENLGSMVFAEIGSMWGVEDEFEKLKDTVSAVQAVLLDAEEQQVKNYQVKHWLVRLRDAVYDADDLLTEFYTEDMRLRVIGDDEMTKTVRTYQSNPITAFFTSSSQLPFCHDMAKKITAMRERFDAIANDMNKFQFVVHPSETRVVTRERGQTCSFVCEEEVIGREEDKKAIIDLLLDYDVQENVSFISIVGIGGLGKTTLAQYVFNDEKVKNYFDLRMWVSVSDVFDVKTIAEKIIRCADVSKHENLDMEQVQNKLRETLNQKKYLLVLDDVWNEDEEKWCNLKRLLIRGSKGSKVVITTRTKLVAAITSTILPSYHLKGLSENQSWSLFKQMAFRKVQEMINPNLEAIGRDIVQKCCGVPLAIKAIGRILFFKKTEDEWLYIKNKELTNVTQEENNSGILPILKLSYDHLPSHLKCCFAYCSLFPKDHEISKFSLINLWIAQGFIQLSNEKLHMEDVANDYCMDLLWRSFFQEAREDSFGNVISFKMHDLIHDLAQSISRVECTYIDSNIENVKKNVRHLSIASHNVLKKDLSSLFKAKKIRTLILITGEKESSCQKPPLEILFSSLRCLRALSLRGSDIIYVPNSIEELTYLKYLDLSRNKIRVLPISITRLLNLQTLNLSYCGKLKELPGNVQNLFNLRNLELEGCDSLTYMPPGLGQLTSLQVLPLFIVNEGLTCGGLPELNKLNNLRGELRIEIKVRVEDATSKAKAANLKDKQHLRKLVLIWDEELGNDVAGVCEDENLMEGLQPHRNLKKLKVEGYQGVRFPSWLRSLTGLVMLKISNSMCQYLSPMYQLPNLRDLSLEHMDGLEYISDREITEGISASSTFFPSLESLKLQNCPNLKGWWRRATVGVATSSQQYQQHVSFPRLLQLEIRGCKNLTCMPLFPNLEKPLRLTECSCNPLQQTMNMKAISLVPSASNSSPPLSKLKILSLSGIEDIEFLPEQWLQNLASLEELRIEKCDRLKSLSLSLFMQHLTSLKTLFISECKEVDLFCDEDTQSVGVSPQITDLEIFDLPRLVSLPEGIGNLTALQDLEIFDLPRLVSLPEGIGNLTALQKLQISNLPRLLSLPEEIGNLTALQNLEISDLPCLISLPEGIRSLTSLKRFHVRSCANLTSLPSGMHRLSSLETLIISKCPHLKERYQKGIGEIAHVPYFQYYDD; from the exons ATGGCCGAAGCAATCCTGTATGGCGTTGCGCAGACGATCATTGAAAATTTGGGCTCTATGGTTTTCGCAGAGATTGGATCCATGTGGGGTGTCGAAGATGAGTTCGAAAAATTGAAGGATACTGTTTCCGCTGTTCAAGCTGTACTTCTGGATGCTGAGGAGCAGCAGGTCAAGAACTATCAAGTCAAGCACTGGCTCGTGAGGCTCAGGGACGCAGTCTATGATGCGGATGACTTGCTGACCGAATTCTACACTGAAGATATGCGTCTAAGGGTGATAGGGGATGATGAAATGACAAAGACGGTACGTACTTATCAGTCTAATCCTATTACTGCTTTCTTTACAAGTTCAAGCCAACTTCCTTTTTGTCATGATATGGCTAAAAAAATAACAGCGATGAGGGAGAGATTTGATGCAATAGCAAATGATATGAATAAGTTTCAGTTTGTAGTACATCCATCAGAAACAAGGGTCGTGACTAGGGAAAGGGGTCAAACTTGCTCATTTGTATGTGAAGAAGAAGTTATAGGGAGAGAAGAGGATAAGAAGGCCATTATAGATCTATTATTGGACTATGATGTGCAAGAGAATGTTTCGTTTATATCCATAGTGGGGATTGGGGGGCTGGGGAAGACCACACTTGCTCAATATGTATTCAACGATGAGAAAGTGAAGAATTATTTTGACTTGCGCATGTGGGTGTCTGTCTCTGATGTCTTTGATGTAAAAACAATTGCTGAAAAGATAATTAGATGTGCAGATGTTTCGAAACATGAAAACCTTGACATGGAGCAAGTACAAAATAAACTTCGTGAAACACTCAACCAAAAGAAGTATTTACTTGTGTTGGATGATGTGTGGAACGAGGATGAGGAAAAGTGGTGTAATTTGAAAAGACTTTTGATACGTGGCTCAAAGGGAAGTAAGGTGGTGATAACAACACGGACTAAATTGGTTGCAGCGATTACTAGCACAATCTTACCGTCGTATCATCTAAAAGGCCTCTCGGAAAACCAATCTTGGTCTCTATTTAAGCAAATGGCATTTAGAAAAGTGCAAGAGATGATTAATCCTAATCTTGAAGCAATTGGAAGGGATATTGtacaaaaatgttgtggagTGCCTCTTGCTATTAAGGCAATAGGCAGAATATTATTCTTCAAAAAGACAGAGGATGAATGGTTATATATCAAGAATAAAGAACTTACAAATGTAActcaagaagaaaataatagtgGTATTTTACCGATTCTAAAATTGAGTTATGATCATCTCCCATCACATTTAAAGTGTTGTTTCGCTTATTGTTCATTATTTCCTAAAGATCATGAGATTTCAAAGTTTTCATTGATAAATCTATGGATAGCACAAGGATTTATCCAATTATCAAACGAAAAGCTACATATGGAGGATGTTGCTAATGATTACTGTATGGATCTACTTTGGAGGTCCTTCTTCCAAGAAGCTAGAGAAGATAGTTTTGGGAATGTAATTAGTTTTAAAATGCATGATTTAATCCATGATCTTGCACAATCAATCTCAAGAGTTGAGTGCACATATATTGATTCAAATATAGAAAATGTCAAAAAGAATGTTCGTCACCTATCAATTGCATCTCACAATGTGCTTAAGAAGGATTTAAGCTCATTATTCAAAGCAAAGAAGATACGCACGTTGATTTTAATAACTGGTGAGAAAGAATCAAGTTGTCAAAAACCACCTCTTGAAATACTTTTTTCTAGTTTAAGATGCTTGCGTGCATTAAGCCTACGTGGCTCAGATATTATTTACGTGCCAAATTCCATAGAAGAGTTGACATATTTAAAGTATCTTGATCTTTCTAGGAATAAAATTAGAGTTCTCCCTATTTCTATTACTAGATTGTTGAATTTGCAAACATTAAACCTTAGTTATTGTGGTAAGCTTAAAGAACTACCGGGAAACGTTCAAAATTTGTTCAACCTCCGGAATCTTGAGTTAGAAGGTTGTGACAGTTTGACTTACATGCCACCTGGATTAGGACAGTTGACTTCTCTTCAAGTATTACCGTTGTTTATTGTAAACGAGGGACTTACTTGCGGTGGTCTTCCGGAATTGAACAAGCTAAATAACTTGAGAGGAGAACTAAGAATAGAAATTAAGGTACGGGTGGAAGATGCCACCTCTAAAGCCAAGGCTGCGAATTTGAAGGACAAGCAGCATCTTAGAAAATTGGTATTAATATGGGATGAGGAGCTGGGTAACGATGTCGCAGGTGTTTGTGAAGATGAAAATTTAATGGAAGGTCTCCAGCCACACCGGAATTTAAAAAAGTTGAAGGTGGAAGGGTACCAGGGTGTGAGATTTCCGAGTTGGCTTCGTTCTCTGACTGGTCTTGTGAtgttaaaaatatcaaattcgATGTGCCAATATCTATCGCCAATGTATCAACTCCCAAATCTCCGAGATCTATCTCTAGAACATATGGATGGCCTGGAATACATATCAGACCGGGAAATCACTGAAGGGATCTCTGCTTCATCAACATTTTTCCCATCCCTAGAGTCACTCAAATTGCAGAATTGCCCTAATCTAAAGGGATGGTGGAGGAGGGCTACAGTGGGTGTGGCAACATCAAGTCAACAATACCAGCAGCATGTATCTTTTCCTCGTCTTTTACAGTTGGAAATTAGGGGTTGCAAAAACCTGACTTGCATGCCGTTGTTTCCAAATCTTGAAAAACCGCTACGACTGACAGAATGCAGTTGCAATCCATTGCAACAAACAATGAATATGAAAGCAATCTCTTTGGTTCCCTCTGCTTCGAACTCCTCCCCTCCTCTCTCCAAATTAAAGATTCTATCTTTGTCTGGGATTGAGGACATAGAGTTTCTGCCAGAGCAGTGGTTGCAAAACCTGGCTTCTCTCGAGGAGCTACGGATAGAGAAATGCGATAGACTAAAATCTCTATCTCTGTCTCTATTTATGCAACATCTCACCTCCCTCAAGACGCTGTTTATTAGCGAGTGCAAGGAGGTTGATCTATTCTGTGATGAAGACACACAATCTGTTGGTGTCAGTCCTCAAATTACG GATCTTGAAATTTTCGATTTGCCCCGTCTGGTATCACTCCCCGAAGGGATTGGCAACCTTACTGCACTTCAGGATCTTGAAATTTTCGATTTGCCCCGTCTGGTATCACTCCCCGAAGGGATTGGCAAC CTTACTGCACTTCAGAAACTTCAAATTTCCAATTTGCCCCGTCTGCTATCACTCCCCGAAGAGATTGGCAACCTTACTGCACTTCAGAATCTTGAAATTTCCGATTTGCCCTGTCTGATATCACTCCCCGAAGGGATTAGAAGTCTCACATCACTCAAAAGATTTCACGTCCGTTCATGCGCCAATCTGACATCGCTTCCATCAGGAATGCATCGGCTCTCCTCTTTAGAAACCCTGATAATCAGTAAGTGTCCCCACTTGAAAGAAAGATACCAGAAGGGAATTGGCGAGATTGCTCATGTCCCATATTTTCAATATTATGATGATTAA
- the LOC126716982 gene encoding putative disease resistance protein RGA3 isoform X4 → MAEAILYGVAQTIIENLGSMVFAEIGSMWGVEDEFEKLKDTVSAVQAVLLDAEEQQVKNYQVKHWLVRLRDAVYDADDLLTEFYTEDMRLRVIGDDEMTKTVRTYQSNPITAFFTSSSQLPFCHDMAKKITAMRERFDAIANDMNKFQFVVHPSETRVVTRERGQTCSFVCEEEVIGREEDKKAIIDLLLDYDVQENVSFISIVGIGGLGKTTLAQYVFNDEKVKNYFDLRMWVSVSDVFDVKTIAEKIIRCADVSKHENLDMEQVQNKLRETLNQKKYLLVLDDVWNEDEEKWCNLKRLLIRGSKGSKVVITTRTKLVAAITSTILPSYHLKGLSENQSWSLFKQMAFRKVQEMINPNLEAIGRDIVQKCCGVPLAIKAIGRILFFKKTEDEWLYIKNKELTNVTQEENNSGILPILKLSYDHLPSHLKCCFAYCSLFPKDHEISKFSLINLWIAQGFIQLSNEKLHMEDVANDYCMDLLWRSFFQEAREDSFGNVISFKMHDLIHDLAQSISRVECTYIDSNIENVKKNVRHLSIASHNVLKKDLSSLFKAKKIRTLILITGEKESSCQKPPLEILFSSLRCLRALSLRGSDIIYVPNSIEELTYLKYLDLSRNKIRVLPISITRLLNLQTLNLSYCGKLKELPGNVQNLFNLRNLELEGCDSLTYMPPGLGQLTSLQVLPLFIVNEGLTCGGLPELNKLNNLRGELRIEIKVRVEDATSKAKAANLKDKQHLRKLVLIWDEELGNDVAGVCEDENLMEGLQPHRNLKKLKVEGYQGVRFPSWLRSLTGLVMLKISNSMCQYLSPMYQLPNLRDLSLEHMDGLEYISDREITEGISASSTFFPSLESLKLQNCPNLKGWWRRATVGVATSSQQYQQHVSFPRLLQLEIRGCKNLTCMPLFPNLEKPLRLTECSCNPLQQTMNMKAISLVPSASNSSPPLSKLKILSLSGIEDIEFLPEQWLQNLASLEELRIEKCDRLKSLSLSLFMQHLTSLKTLFISECKEVDLFCDEDTQSVGVSPQITDLEIFDLPRLVSLPEGIGNLTALQDLEIFDLPRLVSLPEGIGNLTALQDLAISDLPCLVSLPEGIGNLTALPNLEISDLPCLVSLPEGIGNLTALPNLRISDLPCLVSLPEGIGNLTALQDLEISDLPCLVSLPEGIGNLTALQNLEISDLPCLISLPEGIRSLTSLKRFHVRSCANLTSLPSGMHRLSSLETLIISKCPHLKERYQKGIGEIAHVPYFQYYDD, encoded by the exons ATGGCCGAAGCAATCCTGTATGGCGTTGCGCAGACGATCATTGAAAATTTGGGCTCTATGGTTTTCGCAGAGATTGGATCCATGTGGGGTGTCGAAGATGAGTTCGAAAAATTGAAGGATACTGTTTCCGCTGTTCAAGCTGTACTTCTGGATGCTGAGGAGCAGCAGGTCAAGAACTATCAAGTCAAGCACTGGCTCGTGAGGCTCAGGGACGCAGTCTATGATGCGGATGACTTGCTGACCGAATTCTACACTGAAGATATGCGTCTAAGGGTGATAGGGGATGATGAAATGACAAAGACGGTACGTACTTATCAGTCTAATCCTATTACTGCTTTCTTTACAAGTTCAAGCCAACTTCCTTTTTGTCATGATATGGCTAAAAAAATAACAGCGATGAGGGAGAGATTTGATGCAATAGCAAATGATATGAATAAGTTTCAGTTTGTAGTACATCCATCAGAAACAAGGGTCGTGACTAGGGAAAGGGGTCAAACTTGCTCATTTGTATGTGAAGAAGAAGTTATAGGGAGAGAAGAGGATAAGAAGGCCATTATAGATCTATTATTGGACTATGATGTGCAAGAGAATGTTTCGTTTATATCCATAGTGGGGATTGGGGGGCTGGGGAAGACCACACTTGCTCAATATGTATTCAACGATGAGAAAGTGAAGAATTATTTTGACTTGCGCATGTGGGTGTCTGTCTCTGATGTCTTTGATGTAAAAACAATTGCTGAAAAGATAATTAGATGTGCAGATGTTTCGAAACATGAAAACCTTGACATGGAGCAAGTACAAAATAAACTTCGTGAAACACTCAACCAAAAGAAGTATTTACTTGTGTTGGATGATGTGTGGAACGAGGATGAGGAAAAGTGGTGTAATTTGAAAAGACTTTTGATACGTGGCTCAAAGGGAAGTAAGGTGGTGATAACAACACGGACTAAATTGGTTGCAGCGATTACTAGCACAATCTTACCGTCGTATCATCTAAAAGGCCTCTCGGAAAACCAATCTTGGTCTCTATTTAAGCAAATGGCATTTAGAAAAGTGCAAGAGATGATTAATCCTAATCTTGAAGCAATTGGAAGGGATATTGtacaaaaatgttgtggagTGCCTCTTGCTATTAAGGCAATAGGCAGAATATTATTCTTCAAAAAGACAGAGGATGAATGGTTATATATCAAGAATAAAGAACTTACAAATGTAActcaagaagaaaataatagtgGTATTTTACCGATTCTAAAATTGAGTTATGATCATCTCCCATCACATTTAAAGTGTTGTTTCGCTTATTGTTCATTATTTCCTAAAGATCATGAGATTTCAAAGTTTTCATTGATAAATCTATGGATAGCACAAGGATTTATCCAATTATCAAACGAAAAGCTACATATGGAGGATGTTGCTAATGATTACTGTATGGATCTACTTTGGAGGTCCTTCTTCCAAGAAGCTAGAGAAGATAGTTTTGGGAATGTAATTAGTTTTAAAATGCATGATTTAATCCATGATCTTGCACAATCAATCTCAAGAGTTGAGTGCACATATATTGATTCAAATATAGAAAATGTCAAAAAGAATGTTCGTCACCTATCAATTGCATCTCACAATGTGCTTAAGAAGGATTTAAGCTCATTATTCAAAGCAAAGAAGATACGCACGTTGATTTTAATAACTGGTGAGAAAGAATCAAGTTGTCAAAAACCACCTCTTGAAATACTTTTTTCTAGTTTAAGATGCTTGCGTGCATTAAGCCTACGTGGCTCAGATATTATTTACGTGCCAAATTCCATAGAAGAGTTGACATATTTAAAGTATCTTGATCTTTCTAGGAATAAAATTAGAGTTCTCCCTATTTCTATTACTAGATTGTTGAATTTGCAAACATTAAACCTTAGTTATTGTGGTAAGCTTAAAGAACTACCGGGAAACGTTCAAAATTTGTTCAACCTCCGGAATCTTGAGTTAGAAGGTTGTGACAGTTTGACTTACATGCCACCTGGATTAGGACAGTTGACTTCTCTTCAAGTATTACCGTTGTTTATTGTAAACGAGGGACTTACTTGCGGTGGTCTTCCGGAATTGAACAAGCTAAATAACTTGAGAGGAGAACTAAGAATAGAAATTAAGGTACGGGTGGAAGATGCCACCTCTAAAGCCAAGGCTGCGAATTTGAAGGACAAGCAGCATCTTAGAAAATTGGTATTAATATGGGATGAGGAGCTGGGTAACGATGTCGCAGGTGTTTGTGAAGATGAAAATTTAATGGAAGGTCTCCAGCCACACCGGAATTTAAAAAAGTTGAAGGTGGAAGGGTACCAGGGTGTGAGATTTCCGAGTTGGCTTCGTTCTCTGACTGGTCTTGTGAtgttaaaaatatcaaattcgATGTGCCAATATCTATCGCCAATGTATCAACTCCCAAATCTCCGAGATCTATCTCTAGAACATATGGATGGCCTGGAATACATATCAGACCGGGAAATCACTGAAGGGATCTCTGCTTCATCAACATTTTTCCCATCCCTAGAGTCACTCAAATTGCAGAATTGCCCTAATCTAAAGGGATGGTGGAGGAGGGCTACAGTGGGTGTGGCAACATCAAGTCAACAATACCAGCAGCATGTATCTTTTCCTCGTCTTTTACAGTTGGAAATTAGGGGTTGCAAAAACCTGACTTGCATGCCGTTGTTTCCAAATCTTGAAAAACCGCTACGACTGACAGAATGCAGTTGCAATCCATTGCAACAAACAATGAATATGAAAGCAATCTCTTTGGTTCCCTCTGCTTCGAACTCCTCCCCTCCTCTCTCCAAATTAAAGATTCTATCTTTGTCTGGGATTGAGGACATAGAGTTTCTGCCAGAGCAGTGGTTGCAAAACCTGGCTTCTCTCGAGGAGCTACGGATAGAGAAATGCGATAGACTAAAATCTCTATCTCTGTCTCTATTTATGCAACATCTCACCTCCCTCAAGACGCTGTTTATTAGCGAGTGCAAGGAGGTTGATCTATTCTGTGATGAAGACACACAATCTGTTGGTGTCAGTCCTCAAATTACG GATCTTGAAATTTTCGATTTGCCCCGTCTGGTATCACTCCCCGAAGGGATTGGCAACCTTACTGCACTTCAGGATCTTGAAATTTTCGATTTGCCCCGTCTGGTATCACTCCCCGAAGGGATTGGCAACCTTACTGCACTTCAGGATCTTGCAATTTCCGATTTGCCCTGTCTGGTATCACTCCCCGAAGGGATTGGCAAC CTTACTGCACTTCCGAATCTTGAAATTTCCGATTTGCCCTGTCTGGTATCACTCCCAGAAGGGATTGGCAACCTTACTGCACTTCCGAATCTTAGAATTTCCGATTTGCCCTGTCTGGTATCACTCCCCGAAGGGATTGGCAAC CTTACTGCACTTCAGGATCTTGAAATTTCCGATTTGCCCTGTCTGGTATCACTCCCCGAAGGGATTGGCAAC CTTACTGCACTTCAGAATCTTGAAATTTCCGATTTGCCCTGTCTGATATCACTCCCCGAAGGGATTAGAAGTCTCACATCACTCAAAAGATTTCACGTCCGTTCATGCGCCAATCTGACATCGCTTCCATCAGGAATGCATCGGCTCTCCTCTTTAGAAACCCTGATAATCAGTAAGTGTCCCCACTTGAAAGAAAGATACCAGAAGGGAATTGGCGAGATTGCTCATGTCCCATATTTTCAATATTATGATGATTAA
- the LOC126716982 gene encoding putative disease resistance protein RGA1 isoform X8 codes for MAEAILYGVAQTIIENLGSMVFAEIGSMWGVEDEFEKLKDTVSAVQAVLLDAEEQQVKNYQVKHWLVRLRDAVYDADDLLTEFYTEDMRLRVIGDDEMTKTVRTYQSNPITAFFTSSSQLPFCHDMAKKITAMRERFDAIANDMNKFQFVVHPSETRVVTRERGQTCSFVCEEEVIGREEDKKAIIDLLLDYDVQENVSFISIVGIGGLGKTTLAQYVFNDEKVKNYFDLRMWVSVSDVFDVKTIAEKIIRCADVSKHENLDMEQVQNKLRETLNQKKYLLVLDDVWNEDEEKWCNLKRLLIRGSKGSKVVITTRTKLVAAITSTILPSYHLKGLSENQSWSLFKQMAFRKVQEMINPNLEAIGRDIVQKCCGVPLAIKAIGRILFFKKTEDEWLYIKNKELTNVTQEENNSGILPILKLSYDHLPSHLKCCFAYCSLFPKDHEISKFSLINLWIAQGFIQLSNEKLHMEDVANDYCMDLLWRSFFQEAREDSFGNVISFKMHDLIHDLAQSISRVECTYIDSNIENVKKNVRHLSIASHNVLKKDLSSLFKAKKIRTLILITGEKESSCQKPPLEILFSSLRCLRALSLRGSDIIYVPNSIEELTYLKYLDLSRNKIRVLPISITRLLNLQTLNLSYCGKLKELPGNVQNLFNLRNLELEGCDSLTYMPPGLGQLTSLQVLPLFIVNEGLTCGGLPELNKLNNLRGELRIEIKVRVEDATSKAKAANLKDKQHLRKLVLIWDEELGNDVAGVCEDENLMEGLQPHRNLKKLKVEGYQGVRFPSWLRSLTGLVMLKISNSMCQYLSPMYQLPNLRDLSLEHMDGLEYISDREITEGISASSTFFPSLESLKLQNCPNLKGWWRRATVGVATSSQQYQQHVSFPRLLQLEIRGCKNLTCMPLFPNLEKPLRLTECSCNPLQQTMNMKAISLVPSASNSSPPLSKLKILSLSGIEDIEFLPEQWLQNLASLEELRIEKCDRLKSLSLSLFMQHLTSLKTLFISECKEVDLFCDEDTQSVGVSPQITDLEIFDLPRLVSLPEGIGNLTALQDLEIFDLPRLVSLPEGIGNLTALPNLEISDLPCLVSLPEGIGNLTALPNLRISDLPCLVSLPEGIGNLTALQDLEISDLPCLVSLPEGIGNLTALQNLEISDLPCLISLPEGIRSLTSLKRFHVRSCANLTSLPSGMHRLSSLETLIISKCPHLKERYQKGIGEIAHVPYFQYYDD; via the exons ATGGCCGAAGCAATCCTGTATGGCGTTGCGCAGACGATCATTGAAAATTTGGGCTCTATGGTTTTCGCAGAGATTGGATCCATGTGGGGTGTCGAAGATGAGTTCGAAAAATTGAAGGATACTGTTTCCGCTGTTCAAGCTGTACTTCTGGATGCTGAGGAGCAGCAGGTCAAGAACTATCAAGTCAAGCACTGGCTCGTGAGGCTCAGGGACGCAGTCTATGATGCGGATGACTTGCTGACCGAATTCTACACTGAAGATATGCGTCTAAGGGTGATAGGGGATGATGAAATGACAAAGACGGTACGTACTTATCAGTCTAATCCTATTACTGCTTTCTTTACAAGTTCAAGCCAACTTCCTTTTTGTCATGATATGGCTAAAAAAATAACAGCGATGAGGGAGAGATTTGATGCAATAGCAAATGATATGAATAAGTTTCAGTTTGTAGTACATCCATCAGAAACAAGGGTCGTGACTAGGGAAAGGGGTCAAACTTGCTCATTTGTATGTGAAGAAGAAGTTATAGGGAGAGAAGAGGATAAGAAGGCCATTATAGATCTATTATTGGACTATGATGTGCAAGAGAATGTTTCGTTTATATCCATAGTGGGGATTGGGGGGCTGGGGAAGACCACACTTGCTCAATATGTATTCAACGATGAGAAAGTGAAGAATTATTTTGACTTGCGCATGTGGGTGTCTGTCTCTGATGTCTTTGATGTAAAAACAATTGCTGAAAAGATAATTAGATGTGCAGATGTTTCGAAACATGAAAACCTTGACATGGAGCAAGTACAAAATAAACTTCGTGAAACACTCAACCAAAAGAAGTATTTACTTGTGTTGGATGATGTGTGGAACGAGGATGAGGAAAAGTGGTGTAATTTGAAAAGACTTTTGATACGTGGCTCAAAGGGAAGTAAGGTGGTGATAACAACACGGACTAAATTGGTTGCAGCGATTACTAGCACAATCTTACCGTCGTATCATCTAAAAGGCCTCTCGGAAAACCAATCTTGGTCTCTATTTAAGCAAATGGCATTTAGAAAAGTGCAAGAGATGATTAATCCTAATCTTGAAGCAATTGGAAGGGATATTGtacaaaaatgttgtggagTGCCTCTTGCTATTAAGGCAATAGGCAGAATATTATTCTTCAAAAAGACAGAGGATGAATGGTTATATATCAAGAATAAAGAACTTACAAATGTAActcaagaagaaaataatagtgGTATTTTACCGATTCTAAAATTGAGTTATGATCATCTCCCATCACATTTAAAGTGTTGTTTCGCTTATTGTTCATTATTTCCTAAAGATCATGAGATTTCAAAGTTTTCATTGATAAATCTATGGATAGCACAAGGATTTATCCAATTATCAAACGAAAAGCTACATATGGAGGATGTTGCTAATGATTACTGTATGGATCTACTTTGGAGGTCCTTCTTCCAAGAAGCTAGAGAAGATAGTTTTGGGAATGTAATTAGTTTTAAAATGCATGATTTAATCCATGATCTTGCACAATCAATCTCAAGAGTTGAGTGCACATATATTGATTCAAATATAGAAAATGTCAAAAAGAATGTTCGTCACCTATCAATTGCATCTCACAATGTGCTTAAGAAGGATTTAAGCTCATTATTCAAAGCAAAGAAGATACGCACGTTGATTTTAATAACTGGTGAGAAAGAATCAAGTTGTCAAAAACCACCTCTTGAAATACTTTTTTCTAGTTTAAGATGCTTGCGTGCATTAAGCCTACGTGGCTCAGATATTATTTACGTGCCAAATTCCATAGAAGAGTTGACATATTTAAAGTATCTTGATCTTTCTAGGAATAAAATTAGAGTTCTCCCTATTTCTATTACTAGATTGTTGAATTTGCAAACATTAAACCTTAGTTATTGTGGTAAGCTTAAAGAACTACCGGGAAACGTTCAAAATTTGTTCAACCTCCGGAATCTTGAGTTAGAAGGTTGTGACAGTTTGACTTACATGCCACCTGGATTAGGACAGTTGACTTCTCTTCAAGTATTACCGTTGTTTATTGTAAACGAGGGACTTACTTGCGGTGGTCTTCCGGAATTGAACAAGCTAAATAACTTGAGAGGAGAACTAAGAATAGAAATTAAGGTACGGGTGGAAGATGCCACCTCTAAAGCCAAGGCTGCGAATTTGAAGGACAAGCAGCATCTTAGAAAATTGGTATTAATATGGGATGAGGAGCTGGGTAACGATGTCGCAGGTGTTTGTGAAGATGAAAATTTAATGGAAGGTCTCCAGCCACACCGGAATTTAAAAAAGTTGAAGGTGGAAGGGTACCAGGGTGTGAGATTTCCGAGTTGGCTTCGTTCTCTGACTGGTCTTGTGAtgttaaaaatatcaaattcgATGTGCCAATATCTATCGCCAATGTATCAACTCCCAAATCTCCGAGATCTATCTCTAGAACATATGGATGGCCTGGAATACATATCAGACCGGGAAATCACTGAAGGGATCTCTGCTTCATCAACATTTTTCCCATCCCTAGAGTCACTCAAATTGCAGAATTGCCCTAATCTAAAGGGATGGTGGAGGAGGGCTACAGTGGGTGTGGCAACATCAAGTCAACAATACCAGCAGCATGTATCTTTTCCTCGTCTTTTACAGTTGGAAATTAGGGGTTGCAAAAACCTGACTTGCATGCCGTTGTTTCCAAATCTTGAAAAACCGCTACGACTGACAGAATGCAGTTGCAATCCATTGCAACAAACAATGAATATGAAAGCAATCTCTTTGGTTCCCTCTGCTTCGAACTCCTCCCCTCCTCTCTCCAAATTAAAGATTCTATCTTTGTCTGGGATTGAGGACATAGAGTTTCTGCCAGAGCAGTGGTTGCAAAACCTGGCTTCTCTCGAGGAGCTACGGATAGAGAAATGCGATAGACTAAAATCTCTATCTCTGTCTCTATTTATGCAACATCTCACCTCCCTCAAGACGCTGTTTATTAGCGAGTGCAAGGAGGTTGATCTATTCTGTGATGAAGACACACAATCTGTTGGTGTCAGTCCTCAAATTACG GATCTTGAAATTTTCGATTTGCCCCGTCTGGTATCACTCCCCGAAGGGATTGGCAACCTTACTGCACTTCAGGATCTTGAAATTTTCGATTTGCCCCGTCTGGTATCACTCCCCGAAGGGATTGGCAAC CTTACTGCACTTCCGAATCTTGAAATTTCCGATTTGCCCTGTCTGGTATCACTCCCAGAAGGGATTGGCAACCTTACTGCACTTCCGAATCTTAGAATTTCCGATTTGCCCTGTCTGGTATCACTCCCCGAAGGGATTGGCAAC CTTACTGCACTTCAGGATCTTGAAATTTCCGATTTGCCCTGTCTGGTATCACTCCCCGAAGGGATTGGCAAC CTTACTGCACTTCAGAATCTTGAAATTTCCGATTTGCCCTGTCTGATATCACTCCCCGAAGGGATTAGAAGTCTCACATCACTCAAAAGATTTCACGTCCGTTCATGCGCCAATCTGACATCGCTTCCATCAGGAATGCATCGGCTCTCCTCTTTAGAAACCCTGATAATCAGTAAGTGTCCCCACTTGAAAGAAAGATACCAGAAGGGAATTGGCGAGATTGCTCATGTCCCATATTTTCAATATTATGATGATTAA